From a single Lactococcus allomyrinae genomic region:
- a CDS encoding DUF1934 domain-containing protein, which yields MKITIRNQIKIDKHEEIIKETYNGELKRIAGKTVLIYKNEAEEKVLLKFDEQELTMTRFTDKPVTMRFHEDFPSEMTYEGLGSLSVLTENLSVNIQEKLVKINYQLAQNDLKIGDYRLHITWLDEEEQEKEGVK from the coding sequence ATGAAAATCACAATAAGAAATCAGATAAAAATTGATAAGCACGAAGAAATAATCAAAGAAACTTACAATGGCGAACTAAAAAGAATTGCAGGAAAAACAGTATTAATTTACAAGAATGAAGCAGAAGAAAAGGTACTTCTCAAATTTGATGAACAAGAACTTACAATGACAAGATTTACTGACAAGCCTGTAACTATGCGTTTTCATGAAGATTTTCCTAGTGAAATGACTTACGAAGGCTTGGGAAGTCTGTCAGTGCTGACAGAAAATTTGTCAGTTAATATTCAAGAAAAATTAGTAAAAATCAACTATCAACTTGCACAAAATGACTTAAAAATCGGAGATTATAGACTTCACATCACCTGGTTAGATGAAGAAGAACAAGAGAAAGAAGGAGTAAAATAA